Proteins from a genomic interval of Rhodothermus marinus:
- a CDS encoding metallophosphoesterase family protein, whose protein sequence is MALIAIGDIHGCARTLDALLECLAPTRDDLLVFIGDYIDRGPDARGVIERLLRLREEIPCVFLRGNHEALMLNYLDRGEADLWFINGGLTTLNSYRNDGIRIPEEHEAFIRETLLYYDTPEFFFVHGGLKPDLTIAENLRRFAHTDLFLWEREHLNAPRFAWEKPVVCGHTPVPEPINREKLIAIDTGCVYPHPGLGRLTAVRLPERTFISIPRQDLI, encoded by the coding sequence ATGGCGCTGATAGCCATCGGCGATATTCACGGCTGTGCCCGCACGCTGGACGCACTCCTTGAGTGCCTGGCGCCCACGCGCGACGACCTGCTCGTCTTCATCGGCGACTACATCGACCGCGGTCCCGACGCCCGGGGCGTCATCGAACGGCTGCTCCGGCTGCGCGAGGAGATCCCCTGCGTCTTTTTGCGGGGCAACCACGAGGCCCTGATGCTCAACTACCTGGATCGTGGCGAGGCCGATCTCTGGTTCATCAACGGCGGACTCACCACGCTCAATAGCTATCGGAACGATGGGATTCGCATTCCCGAGGAGCACGAGGCGTTCATCCGCGAGACGCTGCTTTATTACGACACGCCGGAGTTCTTCTTCGTCCACGGCGGGCTGAAGCCCGATCTGACCATCGCCGAAAACCTGCGTCGCTTTGCCCATACCGATCTGTTTCTCTGGGAGCGGGAGCACCTGAACGCCCCCCGCTTCGCCTGGGAAAAGCCTGTCGTGTGCGGCCACACGCCCGTGCCCGAGCCCATCAACCGGGAGAAACTCATCGCCATCGACACCGGCTGCGTCTATCCCCATCCGGGGCTGGGCCGCCTGACGGCCGTCCGGCTCCCGGAGCGTACGTTCATCTCGATCCCACGCCAGGATCTGATCTGA
- the nusB gene encoding transcription antitermination factor NusB, which produces MHSRREVRERVLQALYAYEVGHDTAEHVIDTVLRSALKDDREALRFATQLFLRTINYSEEADRLIADHVKNWDLTRIALIDRLLLRMAICELLAFEDIPPKVSINEAIELAKKYSTEKSGQFVNGVLDAVVLDLQRQGRLKKSGRGLIGMETLLQRLAEQQSSKS; this is translated from the coding sequence ATGCACAGCCGAAGGGAAGTTCGGGAACGGGTACTGCAGGCGCTGTACGCCTACGAGGTGGGGCACGACACGGCCGAGCACGTGATCGACACTGTGCTGCGGTCCGCGCTGAAGGACGACCGGGAGGCGCTCCGGTTTGCCACCCAGCTTTTTCTCCGGACGATCAACTACAGCGAGGAAGCCGATCGCCTCATTGCCGATCATGTGAAAAACTGGGACCTGACGCGTATTGCCCTGATCGACCGGCTGCTGCTGCGCATGGCCATTTGCGAATTGCTCGCGTTTGAAGATATTCCCCCGAAGGTTTCCATCAACGAAGCCATCGAGCTGGCCAAGAAGTACAGCACCGAGAAAAGCGGCCAGTTCGTCAACGGCGTGCTCGATGCCGTGGTGCTGGACCTGCAACGCCAGGGACGCTTGAAGAAGTCGGGACGCGGGCTGATCGGCATGGAGACGCTGCTGCAACGCCTGGCCGAACAGCAATCGTCGAAGTCGTAG
- a CDS encoding DNA internalization-related competence protein ComEC/Rec2, translating to MPPLRTAPLFWTALGLVLGILAADAWPIPAGWWLLGAGCTATLALVFLLVDRKRRGSVPLWPVPLLLSVLLVGAARHRLQMAPPPPFPLDTTAVVLAGVQKTPEATAYGLRFPARTHLLLIGPDTLRAHVLLDVRLVADSLPTLRCGYRALLGGRLEPLRAPRNPGLPDRTTQWRRQGVVARLVVDDPRLVQVLDVRRCFADRLASLRDSVAAVLQQYMPRPEARHVVQALLLGDRSGLSADVRNRLGRAGLAHLLAISGLHVLLVGLVLYGLLRPLLLRLGLSWWVMEWTRTVLTLLVLSGYVLLAGAPASAVRALVMAALFLGATLFQTPPHPLNALGAAAVVLLLADPAQLFEPGFQLSFAAVIGLLLGWLPLQQRLPALFFRQPTFRYLTGTLLVTLTATLATAPFVLYHFGYVSLAGLPLNLPGIPLAAGALAGGLLTVLSAPFSPTLAGLFGHAATLCAHLLLQLGELGLRLLRPFVWHVPEPPWWVLITPPVLLGILSSSSRGRRWSGTVLLGVLGLGLWTTPPTSPHLDVLFFDVGHGDAVLIRAPGGRHLLIDTGGRYAGRVAAERSVLPFLRRYGIDRLDAVLITHPDADHAGGLPLLLRRLEVGRVLDSGTADSSALSREIAHLIDSLRLPRRSLQAGDTVRLDPALVLQVLAPAPNAGDLPDNERSVVLRMVFGQTRWLFLGDAERELERQLVRAYGNLLESDVVKVAHHGSRTSSTLELVQQVIPERTHPARAVISSGWRSVDDSVRVRWERQGARLWITADSGALWLRSDGRRIWPVAWRRAQ from the coding sequence ATGCCGCCGCTTCGCACCGCACCGCTTTTCTGGACGGCGCTCGGCCTGGTCCTCGGGATTCTGGCGGCCGACGCCTGGCCGATACCGGCCGGCTGGTGGCTGCTCGGCGCCGGTTGTACGGCAACGCTGGCGCTTGTCTTCCTTCTGGTGGATCGAAAACGTCGGGGCTCGGTCCCGTTGTGGCCGGTCCCGCTGCTGCTGAGCGTGCTACTTGTGGGGGCCGCCCGCCACCGGCTTCAGATGGCACCGCCGCCTCCTTTTCCGCTCGACACGACGGCGGTCGTGCTGGCCGGAGTTCAGAAAACGCCCGAAGCGACCGCGTACGGCCTGCGTTTTCCGGCGCGGACGCATCTGCTGCTGATCGGTCCCGACACGCTGCGCGCCCACGTGTTGCTCGACGTGCGCCTGGTAGCCGACAGCCTGCCGACGCTCCGATGTGGATACCGGGCACTGCTGGGGGGACGCCTGGAGCCGCTCCGCGCCCCCCGCAACCCCGGACTGCCAGACCGCACCACGCAGTGGCGGCGACAGGGCGTGGTCGCGCGCCTGGTGGTGGACGATCCCCGGCTCGTTCAGGTACTTGACGTCCGTCGCTGCTTTGCGGATCGGCTGGCCTCACTCCGGGATTCGGTCGCAGCCGTGCTGCAGCAGTACATGCCCCGACCCGAAGCCCGGCACGTCGTGCAGGCCCTACTGCTGGGCGACCGCTCAGGGCTTTCCGCAGACGTTCGGAATCGACTCGGCCGCGCCGGTCTGGCCCACCTGCTGGCCATCTCGGGGCTGCACGTGCTGCTGGTGGGACTGGTGCTCTACGGCCTGCTTCGTCCGCTGCTGCTCCGACTGGGATTGAGCTGGTGGGTGATGGAGTGGACGCGCACCGTGCTGACGCTGCTCGTACTGAGCGGCTATGTGCTGCTGGCGGGCGCTCCGGCCTCGGCCGTCCGCGCCCTGGTGATGGCCGCGCTGTTTCTGGGCGCAACGCTGTTTCAGACGCCCCCACACCCCCTGAACGCGCTGGGCGCCGCGGCCGTCGTGCTGCTGCTGGCCGATCCGGCGCAGCTCTTCGAGCCGGGCTTCCAGCTCTCGTTTGCCGCCGTGATCGGACTGCTGCTGGGCTGGCTGCCCCTGCAGCAACGCCTTCCCGCCCTGTTCTTTCGTCAGCCCACATTTCGCTATCTGACCGGTACGCTGCTGGTGACGCTGACGGCCACGCTGGCCACGGCGCCCTTTGTGCTCTACCACTTCGGCTACGTGTCGCTGGCCGGGCTGCCGCTGAACCTTCCGGGCATCCCGCTGGCCGCAGGCGCGCTGGCGGGCGGTCTGCTCACCGTGCTGAGCGCGCCGTTCAGCCCGACGCTGGCCGGGCTTTTTGGACATGCGGCCACGCTGTGCGCCCATCTGTTGCTGCAACTCGGCGAACTGGGACTCCGCCTGCTCCGTCCCTTCGTGTGGCACGTGCCCGAACCGCCCTGGTGGGTGCTGATCACACCTCCTGTCCTGCTGGGAATTCTGAGCAGTTCTTCCCGGGGACGTCGATGGTCCGGAACGGTCCTGCTCGGGGTGCTGGGTCTCGGTCTCTGGACAACACCACCCACGTCGCCCCATCTGGACGTGCTGTTTTTCGACGTGGGCCATGGCGATGCCGTACTGATTCGCGCGCCCGGCGGCCGGCACCTGCTGATCGATACGGGCGGCCGCTATGCCGGTCGTGTGGCCGCCGAAAGGAGCGTGCTGCCCTTTCTGCGCCGATACGGTATCGATCGACTCGACGCTGTGCTGATCACACACCCCGATGCCGATCACGCCGGCGGCCTCCCGCTGCTGCTTCGCCGACTTGAAGTCGGCCGTGTGCTCGATAGCGGCACGGCCGACTCCTCGGCGCTCTCGCGGGAAATCGCGCATCTGATCGACAGCCTCCGGCTTCCGCGCCGATCCCTTCAGGCCGGCGATACCGTTCGTCTGGATCCCGCGCTGGTGCTCCAGGTGCTGGCACCCGCGCCGAACGCCGGGGACCTCCCCGACAACGAACGTTCCGTGGTGCTCCGGATGGTTTTCGGTCAGACGCGCTGGCTGTTTCTGGGCGACGCAGAACGCGAACTGGAACGCCAGCTCGTACGGGCCTATGGCAATCTGCTGGAAAGCGACGTGGTCAAGGTGGCCCACCACGGCTCCCGCACCAGTTCCACGCTGGAACTGGTCCAGCAGGTGATTCCGGAACGCACACACCCCGCCCGGGCCGTGATCAGCAGCGGCTGGCGGAGCGTCGACGATTCGGTCCGGGTCCGGTGGGAGCGTCAGGGGGCCCGGCTGTGGATCACGGCCGATTCCGGCGCGCTCTGGCTTCGCAGCGACGGTCGGCGGATCTGGCCGGTCGCCTGGCGCAGGGCTCAGTGA
- a CDS encoding universal stress protein produces MIRRILVALDPDTDTGIAVRYAAELARQHDASVTGLAVVDTGHIEASARGGGIGSMYYAEKLREQMTEEARAVARRLIEEFDDVAEKEGLRHRNTVAEGVPFRRILEDMKVHDLLVVGKEPHFFYSHPEEKTRTLVRVVRESVGPSFIVGTEYRPIQRVLIAYDGSDTAARTMQRFAQLRPFGTEVSVEVLTVYDDEEAETRLMLSLVQEYLQEHGFKVTTTARKGDNPEEAIVAFAQEIEADLIVAGAYATTGLKKLLFGSSTSALIEKTTVPLFLYH; encoded by the coding sequence ATGATCCGGCGTATTCTTGTCGCTCTCGATCCCGATACGGACACCGGCATTGCCGTCCGGTATGCCGCCGAGCTTGCCCGTCAGCACGATGCCAGCGTCACTGGCCTGGCCGTCGTGGACACCGGCCATATCGAAGCCAGTGCGCGAGGCGGCGGCATCGGCAGCATGTACTACGCCGAAAAGCTGCGTGAGCAGATGACGGAAGAAGCCCGGGCCGTGGCCCGTCGGCTGATCGAGGAATTCGACGACGTGGCCGAAAAAGAAGGGCTCCGGCATCGCAATACAGTGGCCGAGGGCGTGCCTTTCCGCCGCATCCTGGAGGATATGAAAGTGCACGATCTGCTCGTCGTGGGAAAGGAGCCGCACTTCTTCTACAGCCATCCGGAGGAAAAAACCAGGACGCTGGTGCGGGTGGTTCGGGAAAGCGTCGGCCCTTCGTTCATCGTAGGCACCGAATACCGACCCATCCAACGGGTCCTGATCGCCTATGACGGCAGCGATACGGCCGCCCGTACGATGCAGCGCTTCGCCCAGCTCAGGCCTTTCGGTACCGAAGTAAGCGTGGAAGTGCTGACCGTCTACGACGATGAAGAGGCCGAAACCCGACTGATGCTCTCGCTCGTGCAGGAATACCTGCAGGAGCACGGGTTCAAGGTGACTACGACGGCTCGAAAGGGTGATAACCCGGAAGAAGCGATCGTAGCGTTTGCACAGGAAATTGAGGCCGACCTGATCGTCGCTGGCGCCTATGCGACTACCGGTCTGAAGAAGTTGCTGTTCGGGTCTTCGACTTCGGCGCTGATCGAAAAGACGACGGTGCCGCTGTTTCTGTATCACTGA
- a CDS encoding glucose-6-phosphate isomerase yields the protein MIRYDLSTALPFLEAHDLEAVRPRAEAAHRMLLERTGPGHEMLGWRDLLLQPDDALLEDIDATAAEIREQADVFLCLGIGGSYLGARAVIEALAPQFRPPVDPETGRPITPEVLFAGHHLSGRYLKELLAYLEGKSVYVNVISKSGTTLETMLAFRVLRPWLEARFPDAARRIIVTTDPARGRLHDMAETFGYRRYAIPPGVGGRFSVLTPVGLLPIAVAGIDIRSLFYGAVEMCERLTGASDNPALDYAALRYLFHERGYAIELLAVFEPRLSGIGAWWQQLFGESEGKAGKGLYPDAIQYSTDLHSLGQYVQEGRRHLIETFLMVEREPEPLTIPDTGDDRDSLAYLAGRTVQEVNRKAYEGTRKAHADGGVPVSTVWLERLAPGSLGACLYFFMHAVAISGYLLEVNPFDQPGVEAYKREMYRLLSKP from the coding sequence ATGATCCGCTACGATCTTTCCACCGCCCTGCCCTTCCTCGAAGCGCACGATCTGGAGGCCGTCCGTCCGCGGGCGGAAGCAGCCCATCGGATGCTGCTGGAACGCACCGGTCCCGGCCATGAAATGCTCGGCTGGCGCGACCTGCTGCTGCAGCCGGACGACGCCCTGCTGGAAGACATCGACGCCACGGCCGCCGAGATTCGCGAGCAGGCCGACGTCTTCCTGTGTCTGGGTATCGGCGGTTCCTATCTGGGCGCCCGGGCCGTCATCGAGGCGCTCGCCCCGCAATTCCGGCCCCCTGTCGATCCCGAAACCGGCCGCCCGATCACCCCGGAGGTGCTGTTTGCCGGACACCACCTGAGCGGCCGCTATCTGAAAGAATTGCTGGCCTATCTGGAAGGCAAGTCGGTCTATGTCAACGTCATCTCCAAAAGCGGCACCACGCTGGAGACCATGCTAGCCTTTCGCGTGCTGCGTCCCTGGCTGGAAGCCCGCTTTCCGGACGCCGCCCGCCGCATCATCGTCACCACCGATCCGGCCCGCGGCCGCCTGCACGACATGGCTGAAACGTTCGGCTACCGACGTTATGCCATCCCGCCCGGCGTCGGCGGCCGCTTCTCGGTGCTGACGCCCGTCGGACTGCTCCCCATCGCGGTGGCCGGCATCGACATTCGCTCGCTGTTCTACGGCGCCGTCGAGATGTGCGAGCGCCTGACCGGCGCTTCCGACAACCCGGCCCTCGATTACGCCGCGCTGCGCTATCTCTTTCACGAACGCGGCTACGCCATCGAACTGCTGGCCGTCTTTGAACCGCGGCTGAGCGGCATCGGCGCCTGGTGGCAGCAACTCTTCGGCGAAAGCGAAGGCAAAGCGGGCAAAGGTCTCTACCCCGATGCCATCCAGTACTCCACCGACCTGCATTCACTGGGCCAGTACGTGCAGGAAGGCCGCCGGCACCTGATCGAAACGTTCCTTATGGTGGAACGCGAACCCGAACCGCTGACCATTCCGGATACCGGCGACGATCGCGACAGCCTGGCCTACCTGGCCGGCCGTACGGTGCAGGAAGTCAACCGCAAAGCCTACGAAGGCACGCGCAAGGCCCACGCCGACGGCGGCGTGCCCGTCTCGACCGTCTGGCTCGAACGCCTGGCACCCGGATCACTCGGCGCCTGTCTTTACTTCTTCATGCACGCGGTGGCCATCAGCGGCTATCTGCTCGAAGTCAATCCCTTCGACCAGCCCGGCGTCGAGGCCTACAAGCGCGAAATGTACCGCCTGCTCAGCAAACCGTGA